The following proteins are co-located in the Fodinibius salicampi genome:
- the htpX gene encoding zinc metalloprotease HtpX: protein MNRNGLRTVFLMTLAAVLFMLVGQVLGGSTGLIIAFVFAMGMNFFSYWKSDKMVLRMYDAQPVDQQSHPELYGMVEELTRRAEIPMPKLYIIPQQQPNAFATGRNPENAAVAFTEGILQALDKDELRGVTAHELAHIKNRDILTQTIVTTVVSALSMLAQFAYFIPMGGNDRGANPLVALIVLITAPIAAMMLQSAISRTREYEADREGAEISGAPHHLASALQRIQKAAEEVPMRVSESAMRSTSHMFPVNPFNGGRFMSLFSTHPDTEDRVKRLMHMEKTGQYLFD from the coding sequence ATGAATAGAAACGGATTACGCACGGTATTTTTAATGACCCTTGCCGCAGTTTTGTTTATGCTGGTGGGCCAGGTTTTAGGTGGTTCAACAGGACTTATAATAGCCTTTGTTTTTGCGATGGGAATGAACTTCTTTAGCTATTGGAAGTCCGATAAAATGGTGTTGCGCATGTACGATGCACAGCCGGTAGACCAGCAATCGCATCCGGAGTTGTACGGGATGGTTGAGGAATTAACCCGGCGGGCGGAAATACCAATGCCAAAGCTATATATTATTCCCCAGCAGCAGCCCAATGCTTTTGCAACGGGACGCAATCCTGAAAATGCGGCAGTGGCCTTCACCGAAGGTATCCTGCAAGCTCTGGATAAGGATGAGCTTCGTGGTGTTACGGCTCATGAGTTAGCGCATATCAAAAATCGGGATATTCTTACTCAAACGATTGTGACAACGGTAGTTAGTGCTCTGAGTATGCTGGCGCAATTTGCCTATTTTATTCCGATGGGAGGTAATGACCGCGGGGCAAATCCATTGGTAGCGCTTATTGTACTTATTACCGCTCCCATTGCGGCTATGATGTTACAGTCCGCTATCAGCAGGACACGGGAATACGAGGCTGATCGCGAAGGAGCAGAAATATCCGGCGCGCCCCACCATCTAGCTTCTGCACTGCAGCGTATTCAAAAAGCGGCTGAGGAAGTCCCCATGAGGGTTTCGGAATCGGCTATGCGCTCAACTTCTCATATGTTTCCTGTAAATCCCTTTAATGGCGGACGTTTTATGAGTCTGTTTTCTACCCATCCGGATACGGAAGACCGGGTTAAGCGTTTAATGCATATGGAGAAAACCGGGCAGTATCTTTTTGATTAA
- a CDS encoding pyridoxal phosphate-dependent decarboxylase family protein, translating to MEKRIRELEKQSRRLEISDRQRSTMLEKAGRYGEEFISEISEKPAFESFNSTESKLHKLSFEEGGKSFKKLLNVLNSEVDSKGLNPASGKHGGYIPGGGIYPSAIADFLAAITNRYAGVFFSSPGAVQIENKCIRWMCDLVGYPDTAAGNLTSGGSIANLIGMVAARDDSGIQAKDFERAVIYTTHQVHHCVIKAIKFAGLREAKIRKVEMDDRFRMKPQALSRQIANDKKDGLIPLMIFASAGTTDLGAVDPMDEIAGIAQNHNLWFHVDAAYGGFFLLTEHGTKVMKGIEQSDSVTIDPHKGLFLPYGTGAVLVKDGKKLFKSQHMMANYMQDTLKATEEWSPADLSPELSKHFRGLRMWLPLQLLGIAPFRAALDEKLLLTRYFYQEIQKIEGIEVGPEPELSILFFRYIPDSGAANEFNKDLVDYIHRDGRVFLSSTHINGKVYLRLAVLHFRTHLEEIDLILSVIREGITEIASEH from the coding sequence ATGGAGAAACGCATTAGAGAACTCGAAAAACAGTCCCGGCGACTGGAAATTTCTGACCGGCAGCGATCTACAATGTTGGAAAAAGCCGGCAGATATGGAGAAGAATTTATAAGTGAGATATCCGAGAAACCCGCCTTTGAGAGCTTCAATAGTACTGAAAGCAAGCTGCACAAACTTTCTTTTGAGGAGGGAGGAAAATCCTTTAAAAAACTGCTGAACGTACTCAATTCAGAAGTTGACAGTAAAGGGCTAAATCCTGCTTCGGGTAAACATGGCGGGTATATTCCTGGGGGCGGAATATACCCCTCTGCTATTGCCGACTTCCTGGCAGCCATTACCAACAGATATGCCGGCGTCTTTTTCTCATCCCCCGGAGCTGTACAGATAGAAAATAAATGCATCCGCTGGATGTGCGACCTCGTTGGCTATCCTGATACAGCGGCCGGAAACCTGACTTCCGGAGGATCCATCGCTAATCTTATTGGAATGGTTGCCGCCCGGGATGATTCCGGTATTCAAGCGAAAGATTTTGAAAGAGCAGTGATTTATACTACCCACCAGGTTCATCACTGCGTAATCAAGGCTATAAAATTTGCAGGTCTCAGGGAAGCTAAAATACGAAAAGTTGAGATGGATGACCGATTTCGAATGAAACCGCAAGCACTATCCCGACAGATCGCAAATGATAAAAAAGATGGACTCATTCCACTGATGATATTTGCATCAGCGGGTACCACCGACCTGGGAGCCGTCGACCCGATGGATGAGATTGCGGGTATCGCCCAAAACCATAATCTCTGGTTCCATGTAGACGCTGCCTACGGCGGATTTTTTCTACTTACTGAACATGGAACAAAAGTAATGAAGGGGATTGAACAATCCGATTCGGTAACAATTGATCCTCATAAAGGACTCTTTTTACCCTATGGAACAGGGGCTGTACTCGTTAAAGACGGGAAGAAGCTTTTCAAATCCCAGCATATGATGGCAAACTACATGCAGGATACCCTGAAAGCGACCGAAGAGTGGTCGCCGGCCGACCTGTCTCCGGAGCTTTCCAAACATTTTCGCGGCTTGCGCATGTGGCTTCCGCTTCAACTACTGGGTATAGCTCCTTTTCGGGCTGCGCTGGACGAGAAGCTATTGCTTACCCGTTACTTCTACCAGGAAATACAGAAAATAGAGGGTATCGAGGTAGGACCGGAACCAGAACTTTCCATACTATTCTTCCGATACATTCCCGACTCCGGCGCTGCCAATGAGTTTAACAAAGACTTGGTGGATTATATCCACCGCGACGGTCGTGTCTTTTTATCGTCTACCCACATCAACGGGAAGGTATACCTGCGACTAGCCGTGCTCCATTTTCGCACTCATCTCGAGGAAATTGACCTGATTCTTTCCGTCATTCGCGAAGGCATTACTGAAATTGCCTCTGAGCACTAG
- a CDS encoding TetR/AcrR family transcriptional regulator, with product MPESKSGSRSEIINAARTEFLARGYEGARMKNISDHIGVSQAMIHYYFNTKKELFEHVYAQSVVTVFDGLSEKLEEDIPIFKKIEQFIDFCLQRADDHSEALGFIITESRRNPDWLIPLFKEQVSLDSDVLKSQIEEAASDYLITSVEPEQLLLNIFSLCYYPTLAFPVHNAMLPNKPGLVRSATDRKGIVLDTVLNWLTS from the coding sequence ATGCCGGAAAGCAAGTCGGGAAGCCGATCAGAGATTATTAACGCTGCTAGGACAGAATTTTTAGCCCGGGGATACGAGGGGGCCCGCATGAAAAATATTTCCGATCATATAGGAGTATCTCAGGCAATGATTCACTATTATTTTAATACCAAGAAAGAGCTGTTTGAACATGTATACGCTCAGTCTGTAGTTACCGTGTTTGATGGTTTATCAGAAAAGCTGGAAGAAGATATCCCTATTTTTAAAAAAATTGAGCAATTTATCGATTTTTGCCTGCAAAGGGCCGATGACCATTCCGAGGCTTTGGGGTTCATTATTACAGAAAGCCGACGTAACCCGGATTGGCTCATTCCACTTTTTAAAGAGCAAGTTTCCCTGGACAGTGATGTACTGAAAAGTCAAATTGAGGAAGCAGCCTCAGACTATTTGATTACTTCAGTAGAGCCGGAACAGCTGCTTCTTAATATTTTTTCGCTGTGTTATTATCCAACACTCGCGTTCCCTGTACATAATGCGATGTTACCCAATAAGCCTGGTCTAGTCCGAAGTGCTACAGATCGGAAAGGAATTGTTTTAGATACTGTTTTAAACTGGCTGACGTCTTAA
- a CDS encoding NfeD family protein: MKQTLIITLLFSITTIASGQQDTPAVNNEATSAPTIMMIAVDGSISPTTTNYINRAIAKAREQQAEALIIQLDTPGGLLESTKNIVQVFLDSDNLPIIVYVAPEGGRAASAGTFITMAAHIAAMAPATTIGAASPVQMGGGQQDSVMQKKIFNYSESFIESVANRRDRNAEWAKSAVRDGESITAEEALKLNVIDFISNDRDELLKQIDGRVVNGDTLQTRNATIEEIPTNLAENLLSFIMRPEVMLILTMIAIYGIIGEVTNPGAIVPGVAGVIALILVLYASASMPINIAGFALIGLAIVLFVAEAFTPAFGILIGGGAVAFFLGALMLFQDLPQSMELSWAWLVPATVLTTLFFVWIVTEGIRIQFSNNVTGKESMVGRKGEIIESIKDGKGRIFVNGEYWNAVSDEEIKEGEVCEIVEIEGLTAKVKRST, encoded by the coding sequence ATGAAACAAACGCTGATCATAACACTCCTTTTTTCTATAACCACTATTGCCAGTGGCCAGCAGGATACCCCTGCCGTTAACAATGAAGCAACTTCCGCGCCTACCATCATGATGATTGCTGTGGATGGTTCTATCTCTCCGACCACTACGAACTATATAAACCGTGCTATTGCAAAAGCCCGGGAACAGCAGGCCGAAGCGCTTATTATTCAGTTGGATACGCCCGGCGGATTGCTGGAATCAACCAAGAATATTGTTCAGGTATTTCTGGACTCCGATAATCTTCCAATTATTGTCTATGTAGCGCCTGAAGGCGGGCGAGCGGCCAGTGCCGGTACATTCATTACCATGGCTGCCCATATCGCTGCCATGGCCCCAGCTACGACCATTGGGGCGGCATCTCCTGTACAGATGGGAGGTGGACAGCAAGATTCGGTAATGCAGAAGAAAATATTTAACTATTCAGAAAGCTTTATTGAAAGTGTGGCAAACCGGCGTGACCGGAACGCCGAGTGGGCAAAGTCCGCTGTACGTGACGGCGAATCCATTACCGCTGAGGAAGCCCTCAAACTCAATGTTATTGATTTTATCTCCAATGATCGGGATGAGCTGCTCAAACAGATTGATGGACGAGTTGTGAATGGGGATACTCTACAAACCCGAAACGCTACCATTGAAGAAATTCCTACTAATTTAGCCGAAAATCTCCTGAGCTTCATTATGCGTCCTGAAGTGATGCTCATTCTCACTATGATTGCCATTTACGGTATCATTGGAGAGGTTACGAATCCCGGTGCCATCGTCCCGGGCGTGGCAGGCGTTATCGCACTGATACTGGTACTTTATGCCTCGGCTTCCATGCCGATTAATATCGCAGGGTTTGCACTCATTGGTTTAGCGATTGTTCTTTTTGTTGCCGAAGCGTTTACTCCGGCCTTTGGTATTCTCATTGGGGGTGGGGCAGTTGCATTTTTTCTTGGGGCGCTCATGCTATTCCAGGATTTGCCTCAATCGATGGAACTTTCCTGGGCATGGCTCGTCCCGGCCACCGTATTAACAACCCTGTTTTTTGTCTGGATTGTCACCGAGGGAATCCGCATACAGTTTTCCAATAACGTCACCGGAAAAGAGTCAATGGTTGGGCGTAAGGGGGAGATCATCGAATCTATTAAGGATGGAAAAGGACGAATTTTTGTTAACGGGGAATACTGGAATGCAGTAAGCGATGAAGAAATTAAGGAAGGAGAAGTTTGCGAAATCGTTGAGATTGAAGGCCTTACGGCCAAGGTAAAGCGCAGCACATAA
- a CDS encoding slipin family protein yields MENGDQFINSLTWIITIAVLAAILLPQMFKILREYERAVVFRLGKYQGTKGPGLIVLIPFIDKIERVDLRVLTINVDRQEVITKDNVTVHVDAITFFRVIDAEDAVIQVEQYIHATSMLAQTTLRSIVGQVELDELLAEREKVNKNIQEIIDRQTDPWGIKVVSVEVRDVVLPENMKRAMARQAETERERRAKVINAEGEFQAAERLVEAATMMKEAPMALQLRFLQTMTDISEENATFAFIPLPMEMLEVFKNMSGVQLPPEVDGNDGDSSDNES; encoded by the coding sequence ATGGAAAATGGAGATCAATTTATCAATTCTCTTACATGGATTATCACCATCGCTGTTCTGGCAGCTATTCTTCTGCCTCAGATGTTCAAAATTTTGAGGGAATATGAACGGGCCGTTGTTTTTCGGTTGGGTAAATACCAGGGCACAAAAGGACCGGGACTTATTGTCCTTATTCCCTTTATCGATAAGATAGAACGAGTGGATCTTAGGGTTCTTACCATTAATGTGGACCGGCAGGAAGTTATCACCAAAGATAATGTTACGGTACACGTAGATGCAATTACGTTCTTTCGTGTTATTGATGCCGAGGATGCCGTTATACAGGTAGAACAATACATTCACGCAACGTCGATGCTCGCTCAAACTACCCTGCGTAGTATAGTGGGACAGGTTGAACTGGATGAATTGCTGGCGGAACGTGAAAAGGTCAATAAAAATATTCAAGAAATTATTGACCGTCAGACAGATCCCTGGGGTATCAAGGTGGTCTCGGTAGAAGTCCGCGATGTAGTCTTACCTGAAAATATGAAACGTGCGATGGCCCGACAGGCTGAAACCGAGCGCGAACGTAGAGCGAAAGTGATTAACGCCGAAGGTGAGTTCCAGGCCGCTGAGCGTCTCGTTGAAGCTGCTACTATGATGAAAGAAGCTCCGATGGCCCTGCAACTCCGTTTCCTGCAAACAATGACCGATATCAGTGAAGAGAATGCAACCTTCGCATTTATCCCGCTGCCTATGGAGATGCTCGAAGTCTTTAAAAATATGTCTGGCGTACAGCTGCCTCCGGAAGTCGACGGAAATGATGGAGACAGCTCTGACAATGAATCTTAA
- a CDS encoding Gfo/Idh/MocA family protein, with translation MGKERNIRWGILSTAKIGVEKVIPAMQQADNCEIVAISSRSVKRAKEAADKLGIGQAVGSYEELLDLPDIDAVYNPLPNHLHVPWSIKALRAGKHVLCEKPIGLSYKEAETLLAEAERHQELKIMEAFMYRHHPRWIKVKELIQKEAIGKLQTVQSFFSYYNVDPENIRNISDIGGGSLMDIGCYCISVPRFLFDEEPKSVIGSLEEDPNLNIDRLSSGILNFPSGSATFTSGTQLAPHQKVKIFGSKGMIELSMPFNAPTDEPTYIHIQIEGKDHTTEIAPCNQFTAQGERFSQAIIEDRPVPTPFEDALKNMQVIDAIIESSISNAKITMTNL, from the coding sequence ATGGGAAAAGAACGGAATATTCGCTGGGGGATTTTAAGCACCGCTAAAATTGGAGTTGAAAAAGTTATTCCCGCTATGCAGCAGGCCGATAACTGTGAAATTGTGGCTATTTCATCTCGAAGCGTCAAACGGGCAAAAGAAGCAGCCGATAAATTGGGAATCGGACAAGCTGTGGGATCGTACGAAGAATTGCTGGATCTCCCTGACATTGATGCTGTTTATAATCCGCTCCCTAATCACCTGCACGTTCCTTGGTCCATAAAAGCCTTACGGGCGGGTAAGCATGTGCTTTGCGAAAAACCCATAGGGCTGTCCTATAAAGAAGCGGAAACGCTCCTGGCCGAAGCCGAGAGGCATCAAGAACTAAAAATAATGGAAGCCTTTATGTACCGGCATCATCCCCGGTGGATCAAAGTTAAGGAGCTGATACAAAAGGAGGCTATTGGCAAACTGCAAACCGTACAATCCTTCTTTTCCTATTACAATGTTGATCCTGAAAATATTCGCAATATATCCGATATTGGAGGTGGAAGTCTGATGGATATTGGTTGTTACTGTATTTCCGTTCCCCGGTTTTTATTTGATGAAGAACCCAAGTCGGTCATAGGGAGTCTGGAAGAAGATCCAAACCTCAATATAGATCGGCTGTCGTCGGGAATACTGAACTTCCCCAGCGGTTCTGCCACGTTTACAAGCGGTACCCAGCTGGCTCCTCATCAAAAAGTAAAAATATTTGGGAGCAAGGGAATGATTGAGCTCTCCATGCCTTTTAATGCCCCCACTGATGAACCGACCTATATTCATATACAGATCGAAGGCAAAGATCATACTACAGAAATCGCTCCCTGTAATCAGTTTACCGCTCAGGGAGAACGATTCTCACAAGCCATTATTGAGGACCGTCCCGTTCCAACTCCTTTCGAGGATGCTTTGAAAAACATGCAAGTTATCGATGCCATTATCGAGAGCAGCATAAGTAATGCAAAAATTACCATGACTAATCTTTAA
- a CDS encoding efflux RND transporter periplasmic adaptor subunit, whose translation MKKLLINFFKPITILFAVTLLVTGCSGENTESSGGDAGETASVTPAVEAVKARYGSLPLSERLSGTVVADNQVVLYPEISGRITQVHVRTGDNVQKGDPLVSLEDKQYQEQVEQARANLKINQAQLKQAQAQYRELESEYRRTRQLSEKELSSDLEMERMEAQMESAEADVELAEAQVEQAQSTLEERQEMLSQTVVRAPITGTVGQRNAEMGMQVGSNTQLFTIGDLDNLRVEVVLTDNMLNDISVGQTANIHVGDQVIEAGLSRISPFLNNVTRSTEGEIDVENENNILRPGMFVPVDILYGESQQATLIPTSGLYSDPNTGNAGVYVATSLGSEIQPAEQVNADNPPPLTEATEVQFREVDVIAEGRMEVAVDGVEPGDWVVIVGQDLLSEGRNQARVRTSSWERILAMQGMQRQDLLQRVLDSIQTANE comes from the coding sequence ATGAAAAAGCTTTTGATCAATTTTTTTAAACCAATCACAATTCTATTCGCGGTTACTCTACTTGTTACAGGCTGCTCGGGAGAAAATACAGAAAGTTCAGGAGGAGATGCAGGTGAAACAGCCTCTGTAACCCCTGCTGTTGAAGCGGTAAAGGCGCGGTATGGGTCCCTTCCCCTTTCAGAACGATTAAGCGGAACCGTTGTAGCGGACAACCAAGTCGTTTTGTATCCGGAAATTTCCGGGCGTATTACACAGGTCCACGTCCGTACGGGTGATAACGTACAAAAGGGTGATCCTCTTGTATCGCTTGAGGATAAACAGTACCAGGAACAAGTAGAGCAGGCCCGGGCCAACCTTAAGATTAACCAAGCCCAATTAAAGCAGGCCCAAGCCCAATACCGCGAGCTTGAATCTGAATACCGTAGAACGCGGCAGCTTAGTGAAAAGGAACTCTCCAGTGATCTCGAAATGGAACGCATGGAGGCTCAGATGGAATCCGCAGAAGCAGATGTAGAACTTGCAGAAGCCCAGGTTGAACAGGCGCAGTCTACTTTGGAAGAACGTCAGGAAATGCTGTCACAGACTGTTGTGAGAGCCCCCATTACCGGAACTGTGGGTCAACGCAATGCAGAAATGGGGATGCAGGTTGGCTCCAATACACAATTGTTTACGATTGGAGACTTAGACAATCTCCGAGTTGAGGTAGTACTAACCGACAATATGCTCAACGACATATCTGTTGGACAAACCGCTAATATCCATGTAGGCGATCAAGTTATCGAAGCTGGACTTTCTCGTATTTCTCCTTTTCTAAATAATGTTACCCGAAGCACGGAGGGCGAAATTGATGTAGAGAATGAAAATAACATTCTACGTCCGGGTATGTTTGTCCCAGTTGATATCCTATATGGAGAAAGTCAGCAAGCCACATTAATTCCTACCAGCGGCCTCTATTCCGATCCGAATACGGGCAATGCCGGAGTATATGTAGCAACTTCTCTTGGAAGCGAAATCCAGCCGGCTGAGCAAGTAAACGCTGATAATCCTCCTCCTCTTACGGAAGCCACAGAAGTACAATTCAGGGAAGTAGACGTTATCGCTGAAGGTCGCATGGAGGTAGCAGTGGATGGCGTTGAACCCGGCGACTGGGTCGTAATTGTTGGTCAGGATTTGCTATCGGAAGGACGAAACCAGGCTCGCGTTCGAACCAGTTCTTGGGAACGCATTCTGGCCATGCAGGGGATGCAAAGACAAGACCTGCTACAGCGTGTACTGGATAGCATCCAGACAGCTAATGAATAA
- a CDS encoding efflux RND transporter permease subunit: protein MKITETAVNRPIATTMLFLIIIVLGVMSFRYLPIDLLPPVEYPQLTVATEYPNVGPEEIEKIITQRIENTIAGVPGVERVRSSSSEGQSRVTLEFTQGTDIDVAANDIRAALDRIRDELPPEAQAPRIWKFDPNNFPVVIVGANSDKNLQELTQLLEREVTKQFEQIPGVGSIDIWGGVYREVHIELKRDRLIASGLSSAQVQQAIASENVNLPGGNVNSGIQQLYVRTLGEYESLDQISNTIITTVEGKPIRVKDVAEVKWGYEDLNRLVTIDGKPMVRFGIRKQTGANTVAVAENIRNEIERVNEQRDDMELFVTTDQSEFIQSSIDNVQNSAVWGALLAIFVLYLFLRNGSSTFIIAIAIPISIIATFALLYFNGLTLNQMSFGGLALGVGLIVDNAIVVLENIIRLREERGKDLKASALVGTREVGGAIIASTITTSVIFLPVVFMQTISGTIFQQLALVVVFALVCSLFVALTLVPMLCSKFLTVQPEKSEKAQKKNWFQRYFQKLENNYTDFISYTLGRKGWVFGITGVLVIGSFLLIPIIPVELAPQSDADEIDVDFMMAEGTNIAVQNEYLQELEKVVRANLPMDDVDHLTTDVRDGRAEVEISMVNASERSQSTSKIADQLREKVAGTIPGGDIRVSAQSGLWILRRLFGSGGGEAVEVQLRGYNLDQAQKISQEIKLRMEEIPEVSGVRVDRREGRPEENMTFDREKIADLGLTVSEVARVIQTNIGGSRAGTYRVGGDEFPINVRLQPDDRLSTTDLDNISIRAANGEVLPISAVVSQKKGRGPTDINRINSQRVSYISANLESGVALGEAVEKIQAKLSDVPLPDGFSIVYSGEYEEQQKAAADFQLSIIMALILIYMVMAAQFERFFDPLVVMFSVPLAVIGVVPTLLITGTTINMQSMMGIVMLIGIVVNNAIVLVDYINLMRREHGMNVREAVIYSGKLRLRPILMTTLTTVLGLLPLSFGVGAGAEIQASLARVVIGGLTASTLITLVFIPVVYVSAEQFLARVRSKNWIPFTNESVSPAKA from the coding sequence ATGAAAATTACCGAAACTGCTGTCAATCGTCCGATCGCCACAACGATGTTGTTTCTCATCATCATCGTGCTGGGTGTTATGTCATTTCGATATCTGCCTATTGATCTTCTCCCCCCTGTAGAATATCCACAGCTAACCGTAGCAACGGAATACCCGAATGTAGGGCCGGAAGAAATAGAAAAAATTATAACCCAGCGGATTGAAAATACCATTGCTGGAGTGCCTGGTGTTGAGCGCGTTAGATCAAGCTCTTCTGAAGGACAAAGCCGCGTGACTTTAGAGTTTACACAAGGTACAGATATTGACGTCGCTGCCAATGATATACGTGCCGCCCTGGACCGGATCCGGGATGAACTCCCACCCGAGGCACAAGCTCCGCGTATATGGAAGTTTGATCCGAATAACTTCCCGGTAGTCATTGTAGGAGCTAATTCTGACAAAAACCTGCAGGAACTGACCCAGCTGCTGGAACGCGAGGTTACCAAACAGTTTGAACAGATCCCGGGGGTTGGCTCTATTGATATATGGGGCGGAGTCTACAGAGAAGTTCACATAGAGCTCAAGCGGGATCGGTTAATTGCCAGTGGACTTTCATCAGCCCAGGTACAACAAGCTATTGCCAGCGAGAATGTTAACTTGCCCGGTGGCAACGTTAATTCAGGTATTCAGCAACTCTATGTCCGTACATTAGGCGAATATGAATCACTCGATCAAATTTCGAATACCATTATCACTACGGTTGAAGGCAAACCAATTAGAGTGAAAGATGTGGCCGAAGTAAAATGGGGGTATGAAGACCTCAATCGCCTGGTAACTATTGACGGAAAACCAATGGTTCGCTTTGGGATTCGAAAACAAACCGGGGCTAATACCGTTGCAGTAGCAGAAAATATTCGCAATGAAATTGAGCGGGTTAACGAGCAACGTGATGACATGGAGCTCTTTGTCACCACCGACCAGAGTGAATTTATCCAAAGTTCCATTGATAATGTTCAAAACTCAGCCGTTTGGGGAGCTTTACTTGCTATATTTGTATTATATCTCTTTCTCAGGAATGGATCTTCTACTTTCATTATTGCAATAGCAATACCCATATCTATTATTGCCACTTTTGCCTTGCTGTACTTTAACGGGCTAACCTTAAACCAAATGAGTTTCGGGGGACTCGCTTTAGGAGTTGGGCTTATTGTGGATAACGCCATTGTGGTCCTCGAAAATATAATACGTCTCAGGGAGGAACGTGGAAAAGACCTAAAGGCCAGTGCCTTGGTCGGAACCCGGGAAGTAGGTGGGGCTATTATCGCTTCTACTATCACCACTTCTGTTATCTTTCTGCCAGTCGTATTTATGCAAACGATTTCCGGTACGATCTTCCAGCAACTTGCTCTTGTTGTGGTCTTTGCCTTGGTTTGCTCCCTCTTTGTTGCGTTAACGCTGGTTCCCATGCTCTGCAGTAAATTTCTTACGGTACAGCCGGAAAAGTCAGAAAAAGCGCAAAAGAAAAACTGGTTCCAGCGTTACTTCCAGAAGCTGGAAAATAATTATACCGATTTTATTAGCTATACACTGGGGAGGAAAGGATGGGTATTTGGCATCACCGGGGTATTGGTTATCGGATCCTTTTTACTCATTCCTATCATTCCCGTTGAACTGGCCCCGCAATCGGATGCTGATGAAATAGATGTAGACTTTATGATGGCAGAGGGCACTAATATTGCGGTTCAAAACGAATACCTTCAGGAACTTGAAAAAGTAGTACGCGCAAACCTACCCATGGACGATGTCGACCATCTTACCACGGACGTTCGTGACGGTCGTGCTGAAGTTGAAATTTCCATGGTTAATGCTTCTGAACGGTCACAAAGCACTTCGAAAATTGCAGATCAGCTTCGCGAAAAAGTAGCCGGCACAATTCCGGGTGGAGATATTCGCGTAAGTGCTCAATCGGGGCTATGGATTTTGCGTCGGCTGTTTGGATCCGGGGGAGGAGAAGCCGTGGAAGTACAGCTCAGGGGTTATAACTTGGATCAGGCCCAGAAAATCTCCCAGGAAATTAAACTGCGTATGGAAGAAATCCCAGAAGTTTCGGGTGTTCGGGTTGACCGCAGAGAGGGTCGGCCTGAAGAAAACATGACCTTTGACCGGGAAAAAATAGCAGATCTTGGCCTCACTGTAAGTGAAGTAGCCCGGGTCATCCAAACAAATATAGGCGGCAGCAGGGCCGGAACGTACCGTGTAGGAGGAGATGAGTTTCCGATAAATGTCCGGCTCCAGCCTGATGACCGTCTAAGCACGACTGATCTTGATAACATTTCCATCCGGGCAGCGAACGGAGAGGTATTACCTATATCGGCTGTTGTCTCACAAAAGAAGGGCCGGGGACCTACGGATATCAACCGTATAAACAGTCAGCGCGTGTCGTATATCTCGGCAAATTTGGAAAGCGGAGTTGCCTTGGGGGAAGCAGTCGAAAAGATTCAGGCTAAACTCTCCGATGTACCGCTGCCCGATGGTTTTTCTATAGTATACAGTGGTGAATATGAAGAGCAGCAGAAAGCAGCTGCTGATTTTCAACTTTCCATAATTATGGCACTGATACTTATCTATATGGTTATGGCAGCCCAGTTTGAGCGTTTCTTTGATCCGCTGGTTGTTATGTTTTCAGTACCGCTTGCCGTTATTGGGGTTGTTCCAACGCTTCTGATTACGGGCACAACTATCAATATGCAGAGCATGATGGGGATCGTGATGCTCATAGGTATTGTAGTAAATAATGCGATTGTACTGGTAGACTATATCAACCTGATGCGAAGAGAGCACGGCATGAACGTCCGGGAAGCTGTTATCTATTCTGGAAAGCTCCGCCTGCGTCCTATACTAATGACTACACTTACCACTGTCTTAGGATTATTACCGTTATCATTTGGAGTAGGAGCGGGAGCCGAAATACAGGCATCCCTGGCACGTGTAGTTATTGGCGGGCTTACAGCCTCAACCCTGATTACACTGGTATTCATCCCGGTTGTATATGTCTCTGCCGAACAATTCCTTGCCCGCGTCCGCAGTAAAAACTGGATCCCGTTCACTAACGAAAGTGTGAGTCCCGCAAAGGCTTAA